The following is a genomic window from Actinomadura sp. WMMB 499.
GGTGCCGTCGTCGCGGCGGAGGGTCGCGACCACCGGGGCGAACGCCTCGTTGTTGCGCGGGGGCGCGCCGTCGTTCTCCTCGTCGCGCAGCATCAGCGAGGAGGCGCGCTCGTCCTGCCGGTGGCGGTGCGTGCCGTGCATGAACGTGTCCAGTTCGCCGACCGCGATCGTCGAGACGGGGCGGCCCGTCTCGTCCCGCCGCCAGGGCAGGCGGAACCGCCGGTTCGCCCACAGGCCCGCGCGGTCGAGGGCGGCGAAGGCGAGCAGTCCGAGGACGAGCCCGGGAATCGTCATGAACGCGAGAGCCGCCGTGCCGGTTCAACCCGCCCGCCCCGGCGGCGGTTGCGGGTTCAGGGGGCCGCGGGTTCGGGGGTGACGTCGGCGAGGCGGGCGCACAGGTTCCAGACGGCGTCGCAGTTGCGCTCGTCCAGGACGGTCGCGGGCCACGGAGCGCGCTCGACCTTGGCGTTGACGTAGACGCCGGTCACGCCCTCCATCTCGGGGCTGGACGCCAGGTAGATGCTGGATCGGGCGGGTTTGGCAAGGTCGTTCAGCAGCCGGGGGCCCAGGAACCGGATGACCGGGACGAGCGGCCGGTAGGCGTACGGAAACGCGGCGGCGGTCGTGGCCCGGTTTCCCGGCGTGTAGGCGTGGCCGGGGTAGGCGACGTTGACGGCGACGCCGGTGACGGCGGCGAACCGGCGGCTCATCGCCATCACCGCGGTCTTCGCGTGGTTGTACTGGGAGAACGTCCAGCCCAGGTACCGCTTCTCGCCCTGCAGGTTGGCGGGGTCGAACGGGCCGCCGGGGATGCCGCCGGTGAGGTTGACGACGCGCGCGGCCGGGGCGGCGCGCAGCAGGGGCAGCAGCAGGCACGTGAGGGTGTACGGCGCCAGGACGTTCGCGGCGAACGTCGTCTCGACGCCGTCCGGGGTGAGGGTGCGCGGCGCGGTCATCCCACCGAGGTTGTTGACGAGCACGTCGAGACGGTCGTGCCTTGCGCTCACCTCGGCGGCGAGAGCGCGCAGTCCGGCGAGCGCCGACAGGTCCGCGGTGCACGCCTCGGCACCCGCGCCCAGCTCGCGGGCGGCGGCCTCCGCCCGGTCCCGGTCGCGGCCGACCAGGATGACGCGCGCGCCCAGCGCGGCGAGACCGCGCGCGGTCTCCTTACCGATCCCGCCGGTGCCGCCCGTCACCAGAACGGTTTTACCTTCTATCGACATCTGATGCCTCCTGTGTCACCGAGTGTCAGACTCGCTATATGATGCCATGAAGTATCCTGGGTGCGTGATCGGGACGGGACCATCGGGACTGCGGGAACGGACGAGGCGCGCGGTGCGGGCCGAACTGGCCGAGCTGGCGCTCGGGCTGTTCGTCGAGCGCGGCTACGAGGAGACGAAGGTCGAGGACGTCGCGGCGGCGGCGGGGCTGTCGAAGCGCAGCTTCTTCCGCTACTTCCCGTCCAAGGAGGACGTCGTGTTCGGCGACGTCGAGGACCTGGCCGACGAGGTCGCGGGCGCCGTCCGGGCGCGCCCGGCGGACGAGCCGCCGTGGACGGTGCTGCACGCGGTCCTGCGCGAGTGGGAGGAGCGGATCCATGCCGCGCAGCGCGACCCGGCGGCGCTGCGGCTGATCGAGTCCACGCCCGCGCTGCGCGCGCGCCTGCACCAGCGGCGCGACGAGATGCGCGGGCGGATCGCGGCGGCGCTGCGCGAGCGGCCGGGCGCCGCGCTCGACGCGTTCACCGCCGACCTGCTCACCGGGTGCGCGGCGGCCGCCCTGGACGCCGCGGGCCGCGAGTGGCTCCGCCTCGACGGCGCCGCCGACCGGGGCGAACTCGTCGACCGCGCGTTCGCCGCGCTGGCCCCCGCGTCCTGAGGGGCGGCGGGCGTCAGCCGGTCGCGACGGCGAAGACGCGCATGACGCCGCGGTCGGTGCCCTCGGGGAGGACGACCGCGTCGACGGTCTTGCCGGGATTGAGGGCGGCGGGGCGGGTGGCGAGCACGCGGAAGGTGCCGCCGCCGGACGAGCCGTCGGCCTTGTTCCGCCCCTAAACGGTGATCAGCTCGGTGTCGCCCGCGGACGCGGACGCCGCCCAGCCGGTGAACGCGACCTCGACCGGCTGGGTCGAGCCGTCGGTGTACCGGACGGTCGCAGTGCCGGACGCCCGGCCGTCGCAGAGATCAACAACGGGTGACGGAACCGCGGGGACCGTCCGTCCGGGGCGGAAACGGGCGATCCCCCGGCCGTCCGGGGGGAACGGTGGTCGGGGGATCGCCCTGGGCCCGTCCTGCGGGCCGCCGGATCAGTACTTGATCACGCCGCGCAGGTTCTTGCCGTCGAGCATGTCCTGGTAGCCCTGGTTGATCTCGTCGAGGGAGTAGGTGCGGGTCATCAGCTCGTCGAGCTTGAGCCGGCCGTCCTCGTACAGGCGCAGCAGGCGGGTGATGTCGCGGCGCGGGTTGGCGTTGCCGAAGATGCAGCCGACCAGCTCCTTGCGCTGCATCGCCAGGTCGAACAGGCTCAGCTTGACGTCCTCCTGGGCGATCGGCGCGACCGCGGTGACGACCCCGCGGCCGCCCTTGGAGACCATCCCCATCATCGGCTGGATCAGGTCGCCGGTGGCCGTCCCCGTCGTGAGGATGACCTTTTCGGCGTTCGCCCCCCAGGTCATCTCCGCGAGCAGGGCGGCGGCCTCCTCCATCGACGCCGCCGCGTGGGTGGCGCCGAACGTCGCGACCGCCTCCTTGCGCTTCCACTCGACCGGGTCGACCGCGATGAGGTGCCGGGCGCCCGCCAGGGCCGCGCCCTGCACGGCGTTCATCCCGATGCCGCCCAGCCCGATCACGACGACCGTCTCGCCCGCCCGGACGCCCGCGGCGTTGACCGCCGCGCCCCAGCCGGTGGTGACGCCGCAGCCGAGCAGAGCCGCCCGGTCGAGCGGGATCCAGTCGTCGATCCTGATGCAGGACGCCTCGTTCACCACGGTGTACGGCGCGAACGTGCCGGTCAGGCACATGGTCCCGAGGTCTTCGCCCTTGGCGGAGTGGTGCCGGGTGGTGTTGTCGCTGATCTGCCGGCCGCCGAGCAGGACCGAACCGTAGTCGCAGAGGTGCTGCTGCCCCATCGCGCACGACGGGCACCGCCCGCAGGACGGGATGAACGACAGGACGACGTGGTCGCCCTCCTTCAGGGACGTGACGCCGGGGCCGACCTCGACGACCTCGCCGGCGCCCTCGTGCCCGCCGACGCACGGGAACTGGTTCCAGCCCATCAGCTCCGCGATCTCGGGGTCGAGCACCATGTCGCCGGTGCGCAGGTGCTCGTCGGAGTGGCACAACCCGGCCGCCGTGAGCTTGACCTTGACCTCTTGCGCCTTGGGATCGTCGAGCTCGATGCTCTCCACACTCCAGTCGGTGCGGGGTTCCCTCAGGATTGCCGCTCGCGTCTGCATGGCGCCTCCTCAGATCCGGGGCCCTCCTACCGACGCGCCGGGCGCGGGGCCACGGCGCCCCCGGTAACTAGCCGCTTATGACTTTAGCGAATTTTGCATAGAATGTCGTTCGGCAATAGAGTAGAATTGGATTATTCTCGGCGACCCTGGATGACCCGGTGGTCATGAGACCCGCGCGAGCCGGTCTTCGAGGCCGTCCAGGACGAGGTCCAGCCCGAAGCCGAACTCGTCGCGGTGGGAGTAGCCGGGGACGAGCGCGTGCTCGGTGATCAGCTCGGCGAGGTACGGGTAGGCGTCCCCGGGCATCGCGGCGAGGATGCCCCCCGCGACGTCCGCCACCTCCCCCTCGGACTGGAACGGCAGGCTCGACTCGGTCAGCACGAAGCCGTACACGTACGCGTCGATGACCGAGAACGCGTGCGCCGCGAGCGCGACCGGGAACCCGC
Proteins encoded in this region:
- a CDS encoding DUF6191 domain-containing protein encodes the protein MTIPGLVLGLLAFAALDRAGLWANRRFRLPWRRDETGRPVSTIAVGELDTFMHGTHRHRQDERASSLMLRDEENDGAPPRNNEAFAPVVATLRRDDGTGRVEVWVTNGTPAPWSGRLTARLARFVRTWRDDWRDA
- a CDS encoding NDMA-dependent alcohol dehydrogenase, which translates into the protein MQTRAAILREPRTDWSVESIELDDPKAQEVKVKLTAAGLCHSDEHLRTGDMVLDPEIAELMGWNQFPCVGGHEGAGEVVEVGPGVTSLKEGDHVVLSFIPSCGRCPSCAMGQQHLCDYGSVLLGGRQISDNTTRHHSAKGEDLGTMCLTGTFAPYTVVNEASCIRIDDWIPLDRAALLGCGVTTGWGAAVNAAGVRAGETVVVIGLGGIGMNAVQGAALAGARHLIAVDPVEWKRKEAVATFGATHAAASMEEAAALLAEMTWGANAEKVILTTGTATGDLIQPMMGMVSKGGRGVVTAVAPIAQEDVKLSLFDLAMQRKELVGCIFGNANPRRDITRLLRLYEDGRLKLDELMTRTYSLDEINQGYQDMLDGKNLRGVIKY
- a CDS encoding SDR family NAD(P)-dependent oxidoreductase; this translates as MSIEGKTVLVTGGTGGIGKETARGLAALGARVILVGRDRDRAEAAARELGAGAEACTADLSALAGLRALAAEVSARHDRLDVLVNNLGGMTAPRTLTPDGVETTFAANVLAPYTLTCLLLPLLRAAPAARVVNLTGGIPGGPFDPANLQGEKRYLGWTFSQYNHAKTAVMAMSRRFAAVTGVAVNVAYPGHAYTPGNRATTAAAFPYAYRPLVPVIRFLGPRLLNDLAKPARSSIYLASSPEMEGVTGVYVNAKVERAPWPATVLDERNCDAVWNLCARLADVTPEPAAP
- a CDS encoding TetR family transcriptional regulator, giving the protein MIGTGPSGLRERTRRAVRAELAELALGLFVERGYEETKVEDVAAAAGLSKRSFFRYFPSKEDVVFGDVEDLADEVAGAVRARPADEPPWTVLHAVLREWEERIHAAQRDPAALRLIESTPALRARLHQRRDEMRGRIAAALRERPGAALDAFTADLLTGCAAAALDAAGREWLRLDGAADRGELVDRAFAALAPAS